A segment of the Rhodothermales bacterium genome:
CGCTCGAAGCGCTCGACGCGACCAACCTCGACCTCGCGCGCCAGGTGATCGAGGCCAAGCCGGAAATCAACCGGCTGGCGGATCGAATCGAGCACCATCTCGTAAATCGGCTCACGGCGGACGGATCAGACCGCATCGCCCACTACCGCCTGGAGACCGAACTCACCCAGTACCTCAAGCGGGTATACTATTTTGCGAAACGGATCGCCAAAGCGCTGGTCGAGGAAAACGTCGCCGGCTCCCGCGAGGAGCCCGTCGACGCGGCATGACCCGCGCTGAGCGGCTACCCAGGTGCTGTCTGAAAAATCTTTCAGACAGAACCGTACCCTGAACGTGATTCAGGATCCAACGCTGTATAGCGGTTTTTTTTTTGGATGCTCCGGAACGACCCGGACGATTTTTCAGACACGGCCTAGAACGAACCGCCATGGAATCATCCTTCACCCTCTTTCTCCGGCTGGGTGTCGAACACATCTCGGATCTGAAAGGATACGATCATATGCTGTTCATCACCGCGCTGTGCGCCGTGTATCAGTTCGCCCAGTGGAAACACCTCCTGTGGCTGGTCACGGCGTTCACGATCGGGCACTCGATCACCCTCGCGCTCGCCACGCTGGACGTCATCACGATCAACAGCGGCCTCGTCGAATTCCTGATCCCGGTGACCATCTTCGTCACCAGCCTGGTCAACATCGTCCTCGAGATCCGGGGGAAACACACCCGCAAGGCCGAGCAGCAGAGCGAATATGCGAAATACGCCCTCGCGCTTGGTTTCGGGCTCATCCACGGGATGGGCTTCTCCAACTTTCTGCGCGCGATGCTGGGCGGTGAGGAGAGCATCGTCGCGCCGCTTTTCGCCTTCAACATCGGGCTGGAGATCGGGCAGATCATGATCCTGGCCGTGGTGCTCGTGCTTTCGACGACCATGGTGCGCGTGGTCGGCCTGGCGCAACGGGACTGGTCGCTGATCCTGTCGGGCGGCACCGCCGGCGCGGCGTTGCTCATGATCGTCAATGCCCTCGGATAACGTGCCCCCCCGCCGCGCCGCCAATTGCGGAGCCGCGGCAACGAAATCATCACATCCCCGTACTATCTGCGATGCCTGCGGGCCTCTCTATTTTGTCTCCCATACAGCCTTACAGCGACATGTATTCTCGCATCACTCTCGCGCGCGTCCTCACCGTCGCGCTGATCGCGTCCTTCTGGATGCCCGCCACGACCGCCGCGCAAAACTGGCGCAACGTCGATGGAGACGTCCGTAGCCAGAACCACTCCATGTTCCGGACGCTCGATCAATGGCCGGACCCCACCACCTCGCGCACGGCAGCCGGCTTCCCGGGCCGCGACTACTGGCAGCAGCGCGCCGATTACCGCATCGAGGCGGCGCTCGACACGGTCTCCCAGAGCCTCCGCGGTTCGGAGCGCATCACCTACCACAACAACTCGCCGGACGAGCTCGACTTCCTGTGGGTCCAGCTCGACCAGAACGTCCGCTCCATCGAGCACAGCCGCACCTATCAGAT
Coding sequences within it:
- a CDS encoding HupE/UreJ family protein, with protein sequence MESSFTLFLRLGVEHISDLKGYDHMLFITALCAVYQFAQWKHLLWLVTAFTIGHSITLALATLDVITINSGLVEFLIPVTIFVTSLVNIVLEIRGKHTRKAEQQSEYAKYALALGFGLIHGMGFSNFLRAMLGGEESIVAPLFAFNIGLEIGQIMILAVVLVLSTTMVRVVGLAQRDWSLILSGGTAGAALLMIVNALG